From the Pseudodesulfovibrio indicus genome, the window CTCGCCAACAAGGACCGGAAGTCCTTCGGCGCGGTCATCAACCTGTCCGTCAACCAGACCCTGTCGCGCACCATCATGACCTCCGGCACCACGCTCCTGGTCGTGCTCTGCCTGTACGTCATGGGCGGCTCGGTCATCCACGACTTCGCCCTGGCCCTGCTCATCGGCATCACCGTGGGTACCTATTCCTCCATCTTCGTGGCCAGCCCGATCCTTCTCGGATTCGGCCCCAGCGCGGAACCGGAACCCAAGGAACAGGTCGAAGCCTAACGACGACGATCGACACCAAGACAAAGGGGAGGGCCATGCGGTCCTCCCCTTTTTTTTGTGCGATTGCTGCGGAATATCAGGCCCGGAAGACCTGCAAATAGAAATAGTCCGCCACGTAGGCCATGGTGACGGGAGTGAAGGGCAGGGCGGCCCGGAGTTCCTCGGGAGTATGGCGGTGTGATATGGGCGGCCCGAACCAATCGGCGCGCTTGTCGAATTCCACCACTCCGAACAGACCGCCGGGAACCAGCAGACGACGGACTTCCGAGGCAAGGCGATCAAGCTGCTCCGGCGAGAAGAGATGCAGCACGGTGGACATGTAGACCACGTCCGCGCAGCCGTCCGGCAGCGTGGTGCCCTCGACCATGTCGGCCACCAGGGGGATCAGGTTGCCGCTCTGGTTTTCGGCCCGCAGCTCGCCGATGTACTGCTCGTTGACGTCCACGGCGTAGACCGTCCCCGCTGTCCCCACGGCGTCCCGGAAAAGCATGGCCATGTAGCCGTTGCCGCACCCGCCGTCCACAACGGTCAGGCCCTGCCCGATGCCCAGCGTCCGGAGAATCCGCGCGTCGTCCAGCCTGCCTTCGGAAAACCGCTTGAAATGTTGCGCCATGTTCGCTCCATGCGATCAAATCCGCGCCTTGTCCCGACCCTCTGAGCGGCAATACCCCGGAGAGGGGGATGAAGCAAGGGCGGCGGGGCCGGGAAAAGGGCGCAAAAAAGCCCCTCCGGGAGGGCCGGAGGGGCTTGGGCATCCCAAAATGAAGGGAGTTAGGCCAGCTGGGCGATCAGGTATTCCTTGATCTCGTTGATGGACTTCTCGCCGTCGAGTTCGATGTACTTGAAGTCGGCGTCCTTGAGGTCCTTGAAGAAGTTGCAGGCGGCCATGGTGCCGGTTTCCTCATCGTAGTAGATGTTGTGGCGCACGTCGATGGCGCCCTCGTCTTGGTCGTCCTGACGGGCGGTCAGCTCACCGCCGCAGACGCGGCACTTGCCGTCCTTGGGAGCGATGACCGGGATACCGACGTTGTTGGGGTGGTTCGGGTTGTTGGCGCACAGGCGGCGACCCATGATGCGGGCCTTGGCGATTTCGCGGGGCAGCTTGATCTCGATGACGTAGTCGAGCTTCACGCCATCCTTCTGCAGGGCTTCCCACAGCTTCTCGCCCTGAACCAGGGAGCGGGGGAAACCGTCGAGCAGCCAGCCGGACTTGGAGGAGGCCAGCACGTCCAGGACCATGGGGATGGTGATGTCATCAGGAACCAGTTCGCCCTTGTTGATGTACTCCTTGGCCTTCATGCCGAGCTCGGTGCCGCCGCCGATGTGCTTGCGGAAGATGGCGCCGGACTCGATGTGGTCCAGTTTGTACTTGTCCTTGGCGATGTCGCCCTGGGTGCCTTTACCGGAGCCGTTGGGGCCGAAAATCAGAATGTTCATAAATCCTCCTGATGATGGAAAGCGAAATGCCGACTGGTCATTTCGGGACATTGTGCAAAAGATCACATGCTCTTATACCGGGCTGGCCGGGAAGTCAATGGCTGGAGCCGAAAACCACGCCGGATGCGGTGATGGTAGCCGTTTTTTCCCCGGGGAACTGAAAGACCGCGCCGACCTTTTGTTCCAGCCACGCCTCGTCCAGCTTGAACAGGGTCTCGGCCAGGGCCTGGCCCGGGCCGACCGCGTCCAGGCAGGACTTGTAGAGCCGCAGCCTGAGGGCCTGGTGGGCGTCCTTGAGGGTTTGGTTATCCAGGATTTCACAAGGGTTGGCCGTGAGGGTGTCCCAGTAGTCCTGCTCGATGCGGCCGATCTTCCACAGACGGGCCACGGATTGCCAGAAATTGGGATTCTCGCGCCGGATCAGCGGCAGGATCTCATTGCGCACCCGGTTGCGTGTTATGGCGTCGTCCGCATTGGTCGCGTCCTCGCGCCAAAGGATGCCGAGCCTTGTGACGAAGGCGACCAGGGTGGATTTGGGCAGGAGCAGCAGGGGGCGGATCAGTCCACGCGCCGGATCGAAGCCGGGCATGCCGGACAGGCCGGGCCAGCCGGTGCCCCGGATGAGCCGCATGAGCACGTCCTCGCTCAGGTCGTCGAGCTGATGGCCCACGGCCACGTAGTCGAAGGGACCGGACTCGCGAAGGGAGGCGAAGAGTTTATAGCGCGCCTCGCGCCCGGCTTCTTCCAGGCCGATGCTGCGCTCTCGGGCCAGAGCGGCCACGTCGGCGGTCTCCACCGCGCACCGGATGGACAGGGCGGCGCACAGATCGCGGCAGAAGGCCGCGTCATCAATGGATTCCGGCCGCAGCCGGTGGTCCAGGTGGACGGCCTCGACGGTAAAGTCCGCGCGCTTGGAGAGATAGTGCAGGACAAGGAGCAGGGCGGTGGAGTCCACGCCGCCGGACAGGCCGACCAGGACCCGTTTGCCCTCCAGGTCCACCCCCAGTTCCTCCTCCACGAACCGGCCCACGAACAGGCAGAAGTGCGCCCACTTGGGCAACAGCTCCTGAAGGGACAGGGGGAGGAATTCGGGGACGCTCATGCTAGACCGAGATTTCCAGCTCCTCGATGAACTGGTCCAGGTATTCGATCATGTGCTTGCGCTGCTCCGGGGTGGCGTAGGTGACGCAGGAGCAGCGAATCCTGTTTCGGGCGCGGACCAGCAGCTCCATGCGGAAGCTGTTCTGGTCCGGGGATTCCACGCCCTCCAGGGCCATGAAATAGGGACCGCACTCGGCCAGGTGGTCCTTCTGCTCCTGTTGGAGCAGGTCCTCGGGAAGGGGCAGGTACCAGATGCCTTCCAGGGAGCCGCGCACCCCGAGGTCGTCAAAGGCTTTGCAGACGGTCTTGTAGTCGTTGTCGGCCAGGTCTTCTATGAGATAGATACGCATTATTGTTCCTTTTTCGATACTTCAATGAACTGTTCGACGTCTTCGGGGGAGCAGGTGGCCTGCTTGCGGTCGAAGTGGGCGTCGGCCGGGACGGTCTCGTCGTCCAGGTTGAACATGCGCCGGGCAAGGTCGATGAACCGTTCCGCAGACCCTTCCTCCTGAGTCCGGCGCTTGAGAAAACAGATGGGCTCGTGCAGGGACTTGTGGGCGATGGACAGGGCCAGCCTCTCCAGGGCGGAGCGGGTCGCTTCGTCCACCGGGCCGATTTTCTTCAGCGTCTTGTTCAGCTCGCGCATGGCCACATCCTCGGACTTGTCCACCAGGTCCACAATGGTCGGCTGGATATTCAGCGAGTTCAGCCAGTTGCCGAATGTCGCCGTCTCCAGGTCCACCACGGCGCGGGCCTTGGTGGCCTCCTCCTGGCGCTGGGCCATGTTCTCGTCCACCACTTCCTTGAGGTCGTCGATGTCGTAGAGATAGATGTTGTCCAGGGTGTTGACGTCCGGGTCGATGTCGCGCGGCACCGCGATGTCGATGAAGAACATCGGCTTGTTCTTGCGTTTCTTGAGCACGGCCTTGACGTCCTTCGCCTTGATCACCGCCACGGGGGAACCGGTGGAGGAGATGACGATGTCCACCTCGTGCAGACGGCTCGGCATGTCCTCGATCTGGATCGGCTCGCCGCCCAGGGTGTCGGCCAGCTCCTTGGCGCGGGACAGGGTGCGGTTGGCGATGATGATGTCCTGTACCCCGTTGCGCAGCAAGTGCATGGCGGCCAGCTCGGCCATCTCGCCCGCGCCCACGAGCATCGCCTTGGTGGGACGCAGGTCGCCGAAGATCTTGCGCGCCAGCTCCACGGCCGCATAGCTTATGGACACCGCGCTGGAGGCGATGGCCGTCTCGGTGCGAATGCGCTTGGCCACGGAAAAGGACTTGTGGAGCAGCCGGTTGACGATGGTCTTGGCGGTCCCCCTGTCCACGGCGGTCCGGTAGGCGTCCTTGAGCTGGCCCAGGATCTGCGGCTCGCCCATGACCATCGAGTCCAGGCTGGCGGCCACGGTGAAGATGTGCTTCACGGCGTCCAGGTCGGAGTACTGGTAGGTGTTCTCCACCAGCAGCTCGGCAGGGCCGTTGCAGGCCCCGGCCCAGTACCGGAGGATGGACTCCATGGCCTCCATGGTCGGCACCTGTCGCGCGACGGCAACGATCTCCACCCGGTTGCAGGTGGAGAGCGCCATACACTCGTGCACGGGACAGTTGGCCATGAGGCCCTGCTCGAAGTTCTCCACGTCGGTCAGGGCGAATTTTTCGCGAACCTCGACCCCGGCGGTGCGGTGGTTGAGGCCTATGAGGATTATTTGCTTGTTCATGGCATGGCTCTGAAGGTAATGGCGTGGTGGATCAGCGAGACGCACATGCCGGCAAAGACCCAGATGG encodes:
- a CDS encoding class I SAM-dependent methyltransferase, coding for MAQHFKRFSEGRLDDARILRTLGIGQGLTVVDGGCGNGYMAMLFRDAVGTAGTVYAVDVNEQYIGELRAENQSGNLIPLVADMVEGTTLPDGCADVVYMSTVLHLFSPEQLDRLASEVRRLLVPGGLFGVVEFDKRADWFGPPISHRHTPEELRAALPFTPVTMAYVADYFYLQVFRA
- a CDS encoding adenylate kinase, translating into MNILIFGPNGSGKGTQGDIAKDKYKLDHIESGAIFRKHIGGGTELGMKAKEYINKGELVPDDITIPMVLDVLASSKSGWLLDGFPRSLVQGEKLWEALQKDGVKLDYVIEIKLPREIAKARIMGRRLCANNPNHPNNVGIPVIAPKDGKCRVCGGELTARQDDQDEGAIDVRHNIYYDEETGTMAACNFFKDLKDADFKYIELDGEKSINEIKEYLIAQLA
- the tilS gene encoding tRNA lysidine(34) synthetase TilS encodes the protein MSVPEFLPLSLQELLPKWAHFCLFVGRFVEEELGVDLEGKRVLVGLSGGVDSTALLLVLHYLSKRADFTVEAVHLDHRLRPESIDDAAFCRDLCAALSIRCAVETADVAALARERSIGLEEAGREARYKLFASLRESGPFDYVAVGHQLDDLSEDVLMRLIRGTGWPGLSGMPGFDPARGLIRPLLLLPKSTLVAFVTRLGILWREDATNADDAITRNRVRNEILPLIRRENPNFWQSVARLWKIGRIEQDYWDTLTANPCEILDNQTLKDAHQALRLRLYKSCLDAVGPGQALAETLFKLDEAWLEQKVGAVFQFPGEKTATITASGVVFGSSH
- the hemA gene encoding glutamyl-tRNA reductase, whose amino-acid sequence is MNKQIILIGLNHRTAGVEVREKFALTDVENFEQGLMANCPVHECMALSTCNRVEIVAVARQVPTMEAMESILRYWAGACNGPAELLVENTYQYSDLDAVKHIFTVAASLDSMVMGEPQILGQLKDAYRTAVDRGTAKTIVNRLLHKSFSVAKRIRTETAIASSAVSISYAAVELARKIFGDLRPTKAMLVGAGEMAELAAMHLLRNGVQDIIIANRTLSRAKELADTLGGEPIQIEDMPSRLHEVDIVISSTGSPVAVIKAKDVKAVLKKRKNKPMFFIDIAVPRDIDPDVNTLDNIYLYDIDDLKEVVDENMAQRQEEATKARAVVDLETATFGNWLNSLNIQPTIVDLVDKSEDVAMRELNKTLKKIGPVDEATRSALERLALSIAHKSLHEPICFLKRRTQEEGSAERFIDLARRMFNLDDETVPADAHFDRKQATCSPEDVEQFIEVSKKEQ